A DNA window from Thalassospiraceae bacterium LMO-JJ14 contains the following coding sequences:
- a CDS encoding TRAP transporter large permease subunit has protein sequence MSGITERLVGAPIGANFNQSVDHVSRFLGLSVSFLYLLAAACTLWEVIARYIFNSPTQWVFEVVMVLCACSWMLSAGFVTLQKRHIGITVLYLMAPKRVRWWLDFFAMAVGVIALYMLVSDTLVRALESIDLTERGGTAWNSPLPMVLKTVLVSGLFLYLVQLLVNLRRHFQSKPLQVTVYAVLALICLRLLVQVFAHYGDVSSMWVGLEDNLAERSGEIIDQFRVDREEVGIGMISLLIVAALLVLMMTGMPLGIVTLIISVTCALAFYGLQGMYLVSTNAMDLLEKYPLVAVPFFVLMASILERAGIAQDLFDAMSIFAGGLRGGVAVQTTVVAVILAAMSGVMGGEIVMLGLVALPQMLRLGYDRKLTIGLICAAGALATLIPPSIVMIVYGLSANVGIGDLFSAGFIPGLMLATFYVSFVLARCNLNPTLAPTAAEIALKTGEEAKLGRHQVIAVALCILLIFCVMGSIYGGITSVTEAAAVGVFGAILVAAVRFKFNYNLLRDCLANTMAVVGTIIWLILGAVAFVGLYNLIGGADFMRSLIKGAGLGPLGTIFVMMAILVVLGTFMEWIAIIFITVPVFAPVVRDLAPELGMQPEWAAVWFGILFVMNIQIYFLSPPFGPACFWLKSVAPRDVSLQEIFVSVLPFIVLQIIGMLLVMFFPQIALWMPQALN, from the coding sequence ATGTCTGGAATTACGGAGCGTCTCGTCGGCGCACCGATCGGGGCCAATTTTAACCAGTCTGTCGATCACGTCAGCCGGTTCTTGGGGCTCTCGGTCAGTTTTCTGTATCTGCTGGCGGCTGCATGTACGCTTTGGGAAGTTATCGCCCGCTATATATTCAATTCTCCGACACAGTGGGTTTTCGAAGTCGTCATGGTACTCTGCGCTTGTTCGTGGATGCTGTCAGCCGGCTTCGTCACATTGCAGAAGCGGCATATCGGGATCACCGTCCTTTACCTTATGGCGCCCAAGCGCGTCCGTTGGTGGCTCGATTTTTTTGCGATGGCCGTCGGCGTTATCGCCCTCTACATGCTGGTATCCGATACGCTGGTCAGAGCGCTGGAAAGCATCGATCTGACTGAGCGAGGCGGAACCGCCTGGAACTCGCCATTGCCGATGGTTCTGAAAACCGTGCTTGTGAGCGGTTTGTTTCTTTACCTCGTTCAGTTGCTGGTCAATTTACGCAGGCACTTTCAATCCAAACCCCTGCAGGTCACGGTTTACGCCGTATTAGCCCTGATTTGCCTGCGTCTGCTGGTTCAGGTTTTCGCGCATTACGGCGATGTCAGCAGCATGTGGGTCGGCCTGGAGGATAACCTGGCCGAACGCAGCGGCGAAATCATCGATCAGTTCCGTGTTGACCGCGAAGAGGTCGGCATCGGCATGATTTCGCTGCTGATCGTCGCCGCGCTGCTGGTACTGATGATGACGGGCATGCCGCTCGGTATCGTCACGCTGATCATCTCCGTTACCTGTGCTTTGGCGTTCTATGGATTGCAGGGCATGTATCTTGTGTCCACGAACGCCATGGACCTGTTGGAAAAGTATCCCTTGGTCGCGGTGCCGTTCTTCGTGCTCATGGCGTCGATACTGGAGCGTGCCGGTATCGCCCAGGATCTGTTCGATGCGATGTCGATCTTCGCCGGCGGTCTGCGCGGCGGTGTTGCCGTGCAGACGACCGTTGTTGCCGTGATCCTGGCGGCGATGTCCGGGGTCATGGGCGGCGAGATCGTCATGCTGGGTCTCGTCGCGCTGCCGCAGATGCTGCGGCTCGGTTATGATCGCAAATTGACGATCGGTCTGATCTGTGCGGCGGGGGCGCTGGCGACCCTGATTCCGCCTTCGATCGTTATGATCGTTTATGGTCTGAGCGCCAACGTCGGTATCGGCGATCTGTTCTCGGCCGGTTTCATTCCGGGGCTGATGCTGGCGACGTTCTATGTGTCGTTCGTTCTGGCACGATGCAATCTCAATCCTACATTGGCGCCGACGGCGGCTGAGATCGCCCTGAAGACAGGCGAGGAAGCCAAGCTCGGACGCCATCAGGTGATCGCCGTTGCGTTGTGCATCCTTCTGATTTTCTGCGTCATGGGATCGATCTACGGCGGCATTACCAGTGTTACCGAAGCCGCCGCCGTCGGTGTCTTCGGCGCGATTTTGGTTGCCGCTGTGCGCTTCAAATTCAACTATAACCTGCTGCGCGATTGCCTTGCCAACACCATGGCCGTGGTCGGGACTATCATCTGGCTGATCCTGGGCGCGGTCGCATTCGTCGGGCTGTATAACCTGATCGGCGGTGCCGACTTCATGCGTAGCCTGATCAAGGGGGCCGGTCTGGGTCCGCTTGGCACGATCTTCGTGATGATGGCCATCCTGGTTGTGCTGGGCACGTTCATGGAATGGATCGCGATTATTTTCATTACCGTCCCGGTGTTTGCGCCGGTGGTCCGCGATCTGGCGCCGGAACTGGGTATGCAGCCGGAATGGGCGGCGGTGTGGTTCGGTATTCTGTTCGTCATGAATATCCAGATATACTTCCTGTCACCACCGTTCGGCCCGGCTTGTTTCTGGCTGAAATCCGTGGCCCCAAGGGATGTGAGCCTGCAGGAAATCTTCGTCAGTGTGTTGCCGTTCATCGTCTTGCAGATCATCGGCATGTTGCTGGTCATGTTCTTCCCGCAGATCGCCCTTTGGATGCCGCAGGCGCTGAATTGA
- the araD gene encoding L-arabinonate dehydratase — translation MSKNKKKYEDLRSARWYAPDDLRSFGHRSRTLQMGYDPSDWVGKPTIAIINTWSDINPCHAHFKQRVDDVKRGILQAGGFPIELPALSLSENYVKPTTMLYRNLLAMEVEELLRCHPVDGAVLMGGCDKTTPGLVMGALSAGLPMLFLPAGPMLRGNYKGQPLGSGSDGWKYWDERRAGNLSAEEWGEVEAGIARSYGHCMTMGTASTMTAIAEAMGLTLPGASSIPAADANHIRMSAACGRRAVEMVWEDLTPDKIIDRAAMDNAVTVAMSMGCSTNAVVHLIAMARRAGVDLTLDDLDATSRHVPVIANVRPSGSTYLMEDFYYAGGLRGLMTRLTDKLNLDAMTVVGRTLGETLEGAEVYNDDVIRPIDNPIYAHGSLALLRGNLAPNGCVIKPSACDPRFDHHQGPALVFDSYPEMKAAVDDENLDVTADHVLVLRGAGPQGGPGMPEWGMLPIPKKLLKEGVRDMLRMSDARMSGTSYGACILHVSPESHIGGPLALLKTGDIVKIDIPNRTIDMLVSDAELETRRAAWTQPKPKFERGYGWMFAQHIKQADEGCDFDYLETSFGGPTPEPDIF, via the coding sequence ATGAGTAAAAATAAGAAAAAATACGAAGACCTGCGTTCGGCACGCTGGTATGCACCGGATGACCTGCGCTCATTCGGCCACCGTTCACGCACACTGCAGATGGGTTACGATCCCAGCGACTGGGTCGGCAAGCCGACCATCGCCATTATCAATACCTGGTCGGATATCAATCCGTGCCACGCGCATTTCAAGCAGCGCGTCGACGATGTGAAGCGCGGCATCCTGCAGGCCGGGGGCTTCCCGATCGAATTGCCGGCGCTGTCGCTGTCTGAAAATTACGTCAAGCCGACGACCATGCTGTACAGGAACCTGCTGGCGATGGAAGTCGAGGAGCTTCTGCGCTGCCATCCGGTGGACGGTGCCGTGCTGATGGGCGGCTGCGACAAAACGACGCCGGGCCTTGTTATGGGTGCGCTCAGTGCCGGTCTGCCGATGCTGTTTTTACCTGCGGGGCCGATGCTGCGCGGCAACTACAAGGGCCAGCCGCTCGGCAGTGGTTCGGACGGATGGAAATACTGGGACGAACGCCGCGCCGGCAATCTTTCGGCGGAAGAGTGGGGCGAAGTCGAGGCGGGTATCGCGCGTTCCTACGGTCATTGCATGACGATGGGGACGGCGTCGACGATGACCGCCATCGCCGAAGCGATGGGACTGACCCTGCCCGGCGCCAGTTCGATCCCCGCCGCTGATGCCAACCACATTCGCATGTCTGCCGCCTGTGGCCGCCGCGCCGTCGAAATGGTCTGGGAGGACCTGACGCCCGACAAGATCATCGACCGCGCCGCCATGGACAATGCCGTCACCGTCGCCATGTCGATGGGTTGTTCGACCAATGCCGTCGTGCACCTGATCGCCATGGCCAGGCGCGCCGGTGTCGATTTGACCCTCGATGACCTTGATGCGACGTCGCGTCATGTGCCGGTGATTGCGAACGTGCGGCCAAGCGGGTCCACTTATCTGATGGAAGATTTCTATTATGCGGGCGGGCTGCGCGGGCTGATGACGCGTTTGACCGACAAACTCAACCTTGATGCCATGACCGTTGTGGGGCGGACGCTGGGCGAAACGCTGGAAGGTGCCGAAGTCTATAACGATGACGTCATCCGGCCGATCGACAATCCGATCTATGCGCATGGATCGCTGGCGTTGCTCAGGGGCAACCTGGCGCCGAACGGCTGCGTCATCAAGCCGAGCGCGTGCGATCCCCGTTTCGATCATCACCAGGGCCCGGCGCTGGTATTCGACAGCTATCCGGAAATGAAGGCCGCTGTCGATGACGAGAATCTCGACGTCACTGCCGATCATGTGCTGGTGCTCAGGGGCGCCGGACCGCAAGGCGGGCCGGGGATGCCGGAATGGGGCATGCTGCCGATCCCCAAGAAGCTCTTGAAGGAAGGGGTGCGCGACATGCTCAGGATGTCGGATGCCCGCATGAGCGGCACCAGCTACGGTGCCTGTATCCTGCATGTCTCGCCGGAAAGTCACATTGGCGGGCCGCTGGCGCTTTTGAAAACCGGCGATATCGTCAAGATCGATATCCCGAACCGGACCATCGACATGCTGGTCAGCGATGCGGAGCTGGAAACGCGCCGTGCCGCGTGGACGCAGCCGAAACCGAAGTTCGAACGCGGCTACGGCTGGATGTTCGCGCAGCATATCAAGCAGGCTGACGAGGGCTGCGATTTCGACTACCTGGAAACATCCTTCGGCGGCCCGACGCCAGAGCCGGACATATTTTAA